The region AGATAGAGTATTAAGAATTTCGAGAAAAGAACAAAAGAACAAAAGTGATGTACCCACCTAAGAAAATttctatatatttatacataactAATTTAATTGGTGAAAATAAATCTCTCCAAAATAAACTTCTAGAGAGGGTGTTGAAAATTTTCACATAGGATATCGAGAATTTTCGACAAAGTCTCGAGAAATGTGAAGAGTTCGTGTTCAGATAGAATATTGAGAATTTCGAGAAAAAAACAAAAGTAATACCcacttaaaaaaatttatatatatttatacataactAATTTAATTGGTGAAAATAAATCTCTCCAAAATAAACTTCTAGAGAGAGTGTTAAAAAATTTCACATAGGATATCGAGAATTTTCGACAAGGTCTCGAGAAATGTGAAGAGTTCGTATTCAGATAGAGTATTAAGAATTTCGAGAAATATCAGGAGTAATCTTTATCATCAAAACGAATTTATTGTGCAaagtaattataaaaaaaaaagattattctATCAAATACTCTTACTTCAAAATTTAGAAcaaaatatacatatacatatatatatttgataaaaGAAGAAAAGAATTATTTTAGTTCCAAAATTTTCAAAAGGACCTTTGGAGACTTTTGAAATCTACAGTCTCAATACATTCCAACTCTGGTCTGTAAGGATTCAAAAGCTTCAAAACCTCAGTAGCTTTCTCCTTCGTCTCCACGCCACAACCAACCTGAATAATCAACAACAGTTTCTGAAACCCACCAACCCGAAGAGCCTCAACAAGAACTACTTTTCCCAGTTCTTCCTTCTCTTGTTCCACCACTGCATTCATACAAAGCTTCCAAATCGCCGAAACCGAAAACTCAGTAGCCGAAACCGAAACCCTCAACAGCTTCTTCACCAACACTGGTACAGTAAGAGCATTCTGATAAGCTTTTACTCTTCCTTCGTAGAAACCCAGAACGCCATCCATGACACTTAGAGCTCTCTCGCTTATAATCTTCTCTTCTGTGGACTCTACGAGAATTTCCAGGAGTGAAGAGACCAGACCCATCTCGAGAAATGATGATCTGatgtcttcgaaagctggaaccGAAACCATGTGGAAGATTATCACGAGGGCAGCTTTTGTAATTTTCGTTGAAACTTTCTTTCGGATGAGCTCGAATAGTATTTCACTTACTCCATCGATGTTTGTTAATAACTCTACGTGGTATTGATTTTCGTCGTGAGAAAGTACCTCTTCTAATGTCGTGATCGAATTCTGCTTGGTCGAGATATCAGTATGTGTGAGAAACCTAACCATGCAACGTAGAGAAGCCTCGGATCCCAAGTGTTGTCGAGCCACTTTTCCAATTGGAAACATCCAGACCAAATTGGACAGTATCTGCTCGCAGACGATACCATTCTGCTCGAATGATTCGCCTGCGAAACTCTCGAACGCGGCCGAGAGGGTATCGGCCGCGTCGTTTGTGATCATGCAGCGTCTGTTGCGCTCGCCCTCGGCGCCCCATTGCTCGATTTTCTTCAAGGATTCTCGGCAGCTGACCAGGTCGAGCTGCCTGGATGAAGCCTCGATGGCTAGGAGAGTCTCCGAGACCTCGGTTGGGACGACGGGGATTCGGGGCGTGGGGATGCGATGGAAGCCGTGCTTCTGATTCTCCATGCCCCATTCTTGGATCATCTTGCGGAGAGAGTGGTTGGGAATCTGATCGAAGCTTTGGAGAATCTGATTGGTTACAGGGCAAGTGAAATTCCCATCCTCGAGCCACTTCTCTATACTTTCTCGATCGTAGGTTATGCCAGATGACAATGTAACTGGATCTTTCATCAAGTCAAATGAGATTGGACAAAGGAAATGGTTTGGGATCTCAACCTTCATAGCCATTGGGCTCTTCTTAGTGCTTTTTCTTCTTAATCTCCAACCCAAAACCATTTTGTTGGATGGGTACGTAGTACCTAAACCCGAGGACGCTTCACGAAAACTATGATCTCTAAACTCGAGGATGCTTCAAAATCTTTTCAATTTCTCGTTCGAGAACTATAAAATCCGAGGATGCTTCAAAATCTTTTCGATTGCTCGTTAGAGAACTATAAAACCCGAGGATGTTTCAGAATCTTTTCGATTGCTCGTTCGAGAACTATGATCTCTAAAGGCGAAAAAGATGCTATAAAATTTTGTACTCTAGTTTGTCTTGTGAAAATATGAGGaggattgtatatatatatatgaatgttatTTTGGGgtgatttcttttttcttttttttttgctttctttCTTCTCACACGGTGTTCATTTTCAAAGAGAAGACCTTGAAGAGAGGAGAGAGAATTCGAAGTGAGTTTTATTTGGTAATAAATaaggattatttgaatattgACCGTTGAAGATTTGAAAAGCTTTATATCTGAACCGTCAAAGGGTGGAAGTGGTAAACGTACGCTCTTTAGAATCAAGTAAACCCAAGTTTTGGGTTTTGGTGTTTAGTACGTGTGTGGGTGTgtgtataataatattattatttggttTGTATTGACACGGTATTACAATTACAACTTTTAATTGACAAATTtgcacatttttttttcttacttgATCTAAGTCTATTTGCTTaaccttttcattttttttatataaataagtaaaaaataaaaaatcattccATGTTACAATTAATATACAAGTCCAAGAGTTCGGATCCAACACGACTCACCAGATCAAATACTTCGGGCAATCGTTCAATTTCTCTAGAGGTGTTCATTGGTCGAGTTAGACAAGATTTTAACCTGTAACCTGCCTAATAAAACtattttttagatttaccctGATTTTCAAATTGGGTAGTTTGGGCAGGTTAACTCACCAAACTCGATTTTTTTTccctaaattattattttttactaaaatcttttcaatttaattacaaaattaaaatgTATGAAAATTCTTTTTTTAAGATATTAAAGAGTGAAATAATGAAAAAGCTTAGAGAtacattttaaaagaaaaatatatgtttttctATAAATTAGTTTGGATTTATATAATAtgtataaaatatattaaataggTTGATTATTGGGCGTATTGGATTACATTTCACAAGGGTGCAAAGAAAAAAATCCTCCA is a window of Humulus lupulus chromosome 4, drHumLupu1.1, whole genome shotgun sequence DNA encoding:
- the LOC133831699 gene encoding U-box domain-containing protein 21-like, translated to MVLGWRLRRKSTKKSPMAMKVEIPNHFLCPISFDLMKDPVTLSSGITYDRESIEKWLEDGNFTCPVTNQILQSFDQIPNHSLRKMIQEWGMENQKHGFHRIPTPRIPVVPTEVSETLLAIEASSRQLDLVSCRESLKKIEQWGAEGERNRRCMITNDAADTLSAAFESFAGESFEQNGIVCEQILSNLVWMFPIGKVARQHLGSEASLRCMVRFLTHTDISTKQNSITTLEEVLSHDENQYHVELLTNIDGVSEILFELIRKKVSTKITKAALVIIFHMVSVPAFEDIRSSFLEMGLVSSLLEILVESTEEKIISERALSVMDGVLGFYEGRVKAYQNALTVPVLVKKLLRVSVSATEFSVSAIWKLCMNAVVEQEKEELGKVVLVEALRVGGFQKLLLIIQVGCGVETKEKATEVLKLLNPYRPELECIETVDFKSLQRSF